Proteins found in one uncultured Desulfuromonas sp. genomic segment:
- the ffh gene encoding signal recognition particle protein → MFDNLTDKFDAVFKKLSGKGRLTESHVDEAMREVRLVLLEADVNFKVVKDFVAAVRERAVGTDVLKSLTPAQQVIKIVRDELGRLMGEGDNAELDLAAQPPVPIMLCGLQGAGKTTTCGKLALQLRRDKRDPLLVPADIYRPAAIEQLKTLGRQLGVAVFDTQPGDDPVSICEQAREFARLHGHDTLILDTAGRLHIDSELMDELGRINDALQPREILFVADAMTGQDAVNVVKSFDEKLDITGVVLTKLDGDARGGAALSVRAVTGKPIKFVGMGEKMDALEVFHPDRMAQRILGMGDVLSLIEKAEAAIDKDDAARMEKKMRKEGFTLETFRDQLQMVKKMGSMESLLKMIPGAGKAMKKAGGMQLPDKELKRIEAIIGSMTPAERNNHKMINGSRRLRIAKGSGTRIQDVNQLLKRFTEAQKMMKKMQKMGPKGLKGLMGGGGNGLPF, encoded by the coding sequence ATGTTCGATAACCTGACAGATAAATTTGACGCTGTTTTCAAGAAACTCAGTGGCAAGGGCCGCCTGACCGAGAGCCATGTCGATGAGGCCATGCGTGAAGTGCGCCTGGTGTTGCTAGAAGCGGATGTCAATTTCAAAGTAGTGAAGGATTTCGTTGCCGCCGTGCGTGAGCGGGCGGTTGGCACCGATGTGCTCAAAAGCCTGACCCCGGCACAACAGGTCATCAAGATTGTTCGTGATGAACTGGGACGCCTGATGGGCGAGGGCGACAACGCTGAGCTTGATCTGGCGGCGCAACCTCCGGTGCCGATTATGCTATGTGGTCTGCAGGGGGCGGGTAAAACCACCACCTGTGGTAAGCTGGCTTTGCAGTTGCGTCGTGATAAACGCGATCCGCTGCTGGTGCCGGCAGACATCTATCGGCCGGCCGCGATCGAGCAGTTGAAAACTCTGGGTCGCCAACTCGGCGTTGCCGTGTTTGATACGCAACCCGGTGACGATCCGGTGTCCATTTGTGAACAGGCGCGTGAGTTTGCCCGCCTTCATGGTCACGACACCCTGATTCTTGATACCGCCGGCCGTCTGCACATTGACAGCGAGTTGATGGACGAGCTGGGGCGGATCAACGACGCATTGCAACCGCGCGAGATTCTGTTTGTGGCTGACGCCATGACCGGTCAGGATGCGGTCAATGTCGTCAAAAGTTTTGACGAGAAGCTCGACATTACCGGTGTGGTTCTTACCAAACTTGATGGTGATGCGCGCGGTGGTGCCGCATTGTCCGTGCGTGCTGTCACCGGCAAGCCGATCAAGTTTGTCGGTATGGGTGAGAAGATGGACGCCCTTGAGGTGTTCCATCCCGACCGTATGGCCCAGCGGATTCTCGGCATGGGCGATGTGCTGTCGTTGATCGAAAAGGCCGAAGCGGCCATCGATAAAGACGACGCCGCGCGCATGGAAAAGAAGATGCGCAAGGAGGGCTTCACGCTGGAAACCTTCCGTGACCAATTACAAATGGTCAAAAAAATGGGTTCTATGGAATCGTTGTTAAAAATGATTCCCGGCGCCGGTAAAGCGATGAAAAAAGCCGGTGGTATGCAGTTGCCGGATAAAGAACTCAAGCGAATTGAGGCGATTATCGGTTCGATGACACCGGCCGAGCGCAACAATCACAAGATGATCAATGGGTCACGGCGTCTGCGTATCGCCAAGGGTAGTGGCACCCGCATCCAGGATGTCAATCAGCTGCTCAAGCGCTTTACTGAAGCGCAAAAGATGATGAAGAAAATGCAAAAGATGGGGCCCAAAGGTCTTAAAGGGCTCATGGGCGGTGGCGGTAACGGCCTGCCCTTTTAA
- a CDS encoding DUF721 domain-containing protein — MAKRSSGKKAPSAARNIIEGLFTQLGIADKIDQHRVWLIWKECVGPQIAAQASPLRIRDDILEVRVSHPVWMQQLQLLKPRLLERLNTELGDKPIKDMFFRRGKPAQLESKATERVPLPELDASERQEIAQLVAAIDDDETRQAMVDFFTHQRQLDKARRKSS, encoded by the coding sequence ATGGCGAAACGATCTTCCGGCAAAAAAGCCCCGTCTGCGGCTCGCAACATCATTGAAGGGCTGTTTACCCAGCTCGGCATCGCCGATAAGATCGACCAACACCGGGTGTGGTTAATCTGGAAAGAATGTGTCGGTCCACAGATCGCCGCCCAGGCCAGCCCACTACGTATTCGTGACGACATCCTTGAAGTGCGCGTCAGCCATCCGGTGTGGATGCAACAGCTGCAGCTCCTCAAACCCCGGCTACTGGAACGGCTTAACACCGAATTGGGTGACAAACCGATCAAAGACATGTTTTTCCGCCGCGGCAAACCGGCCCAGCTGGAAAGCAAAGCCACAGAAAGAGTGCCCCTCCCCGAACTTGATGCATCAGAACGACAAGAAATTGCGCAGCTTGTCGCCGCCATCGACGACGATGAAACGCGTCAGGCCATGGTTGACTTTTTCACCCACCAACGCCAACTCGACAAGGCACGCCGCAAATCATCCTGA
- the rpsP gene encoding 30S ribosomal protein S16: MSVKIRLARGGAKKKPFYQIVVADERCPRDGRYIENLGQFNPLVEPKMVTLNEERALAWLNKGAQPSETVRQILRQEGVWEKFTQKPVA, from the coding sequence ATGTCCGTAAAAATCAGATTGGCCCGTGGTGGTGCTAAGAAGAAACCTTTTTACCAGATTGTTGTCGCGGACGAGCGTTGTCCCCGTGACGGTCGTTACATTGAAAACCTTGGTCAGTTTAATCCCCTCGTTGAGCCGAAAATGGTGACTCTCAACGAAGAGCGCGCACTGGCTTGGCTGAACAAAGGGGCACAACCCTCTGAAACTGTCCGCCAAATTTTGCGCCAGGAAGGTGTCTGGGAAAAGTTCACTCAAAAGCCGGTCGCTTAA
- a CDS encoding DUF3343 domain-containing protein — MKMVEKHHRLIIFNSIHRVMLAEIRLQEKFEILLIPVPRALSSDCGMVIRFDHKDQEDIVLLLTQLGLKPFTIYAPQHEADTFVEVGEFS, encoded by the coding sequence ATGAAAATGGTCGAGAAGCATCACCGACTGATAATTTTTAATTCCATCCACCGGGTGATGCTGGCGGAGATACGTCTTCAGGAGAAGTTTGAAATTCTTCTTATCCCTGTGCCACGGGCGCTGTCAAGCGATTGCGGTATGGTGATTCGCTTTGATCATAAGGATCAGGAAGACATTGTTCTGTTACTCACCCAGCTTGGCTTGAAGCCGTTCACCATCTATGCGCCGCAACACGAAGCGGACACCTTTGTTGAGGTCGGTGAATTTTCTTGA